A segment of the Longimicrobium sp. genome:
CCAGCTGTGTACGCAGAGCACGACGGTCTTCCTGGCCCGCACCCGCGCGCCGCAGGAGGCGCCGCACGCCGAGCCGCGCGCCACCCCGCGCGACGAGGGCGACCCGCGCGGCGAGCCGCCGGAGCGCTGGGACGAGGTCGCGCGCTGGCGCCTGCGCGGCGACGCGGGCCGTCGCTACGCCGCCGTCTCGGGCGACTGGAACCCCATCCACCTGTGGGGCTGGACGGCGCGCCCGTTCGGCTTCCGCCGCCCCATCCTGCACGGCTTCTGCACCGAGGCGATGGTGGCGCACGCGCTGATCGAGCACCGCCTGGGCGGCGACCCGGCCGCGCTGCGCCGGCTGCGCATCGCCTTCCGCGCGCCGCTTCCCCTCCCCGCCGCCGCGCGCCTGCTGGTGGGCGACGGCATCGGCGTGCGCTGGTTCCGTGTCACCGACGACGCGGGCGAGAAGGTGTTCGCCGAGGGCACCTGGGCCGGCGGCACGAATCCCCCGCGGCGCCTCGCGCTGGTCAAATAAAGAAAGAAAAGAGGGCTCACGCAGAGTCAGCAGAGGAATCAGCTGTTGACTCTGCTAACTCTGCGTGAGCCATTTCTTTATGGCGATCGAGAAAGTGCGTGAGGTCAGACCCCGTGCTCGCGATAGAGCCGCAGGCGCAGCTCCGCGCGGTCGCCGAAGCGCTGCGCGGGCCAGTTCTCGGCGTACTGGGCCACCGCCAGCGCGATCTGGCGCTTCACCTCGCGCCAGGGGGTGCGGCCG
Coding sequences within it:
- a CDS encoding MaoC/PaaZ C-terminal domain-containing protein, with amino-acid sequence MAPRLEQIGSMLRLVARGVVSRRGAEPLPEVPRRKPAIERVHRGVDARLHERYLRATAGEGIAKLRGPLSVLSPVFPVTWETAQALELLAGLDRPLPAGGVLHVEGELVSLRPIAPDEQLRCRVELERAERVRKGIRLTLSARNWTATGQLCTQSTTVFLARTRAPQEAPHAEPRATPRDEGDPRGEPPERWDEVARWRLRGDAGRRYAAVSGDWNPIHLWGWTARPFGFRRPILHGFCTEAMVAHALIEHRLGGDPAALRRLRIAFRAPLPLPAAARLLVGDGIGVRWFRVTDDAGEKVFAEGTWAGGTNPPRRLALVK